A section of the Methanococcoides sp. LMO-2 genome encodes:
- a CDS encoding glutamate--tRNA ligase, with product MTLSDEDKITIEKFALQNAVKYGKTPQLGAVMGRVMGACPHLRPLAKDVGPMIQHILDEVSKESPEEWQSRLETIAPELIEELNTKKEPDKGLKPLDVEEGGTVVMRFAPNPNGPPTLGSTRGIVVNSEYVKKYGGKFIIRFDDTDPQTKRPMMEAYDWYIEDCTWLDAKPDQVVIASDRMEVYYDYARKLIEMGHAYVCFCDGADFKKFKDAKEPCPHRNQSPEVNLEHWDKMLAGDYEEKAAVVRIKTDIKHKDPALRDFGAFRIVKTAHPRPEIDDKYVVWPLLDFEGAIEDHELGMTHIIRGKDLMDSEKRQGYIYNYLGWEYPKTTHWGRIKMHEFGKFSTSGLRKAIEDGEYSGWDDPHLPTLRALRRRGIRPEAIRKFMIDMGVGETDVSISMDTLYAGNRKIIDPIANRYFFVWDPVDLELEDGACCTVNPSLHPTENRGVRCIDVGSKLKVCSSDVESVKVGDMLRLKDLYNIEVTSVDPLMCKCLGDSMEDAKAKKMKIIHWVPDDGINVKVLAPHGEFTGIGEKQIVDELDNVVQFERFGFCRIDSVSDEDDVVAYFTHK from the coding sequence ATGACCCTGAGTGATGAAGATAAGATAACTATAGAGAAATTTGCGCTTCAAAACGCTGTAAAATATGGAAAGACCCCTCAGCTTGGAGCTGTTATGGGCCGTGTAATGGGCGCATGCCCTCATCTGCGTCCTCTTGCAAAGGACGTTGGTCCTATGATCCAGCATATCCTTGACGAGGTATCAAAGGAAAGCCCTGAAGAATGGCAATCCCGCCTTGAGACCATCGCTCCGGAGCTTATCGAGGAGCTAAATACCAAAAAGGAGCCTGACAAAGGACTCAAGCCTCTTGATGTCGAAGAGGGTGGGACCGTTGTCATGCGCTTTGCACCAAACCCGAATGGTCCTCCCACACTGGGAAGCACACGCGGTATTGTTGTGAACTCCGAGTATGTGAAAAAGTATGGTGGCAAGTTCATCATCCGCTTCGATGACACAGACCCCCAGACAAAGCGCCCGATGATGGAAGCATATGACTGGTATATCGAAGACTGCACATGGCTTGATGCAAAACCGGATCAGGTCGTGATCGCATCAGACAGGATGGAGGTCTACTATGATTATGCAAGAAAGCTCATTGAGATGGGTCATGCTTATGTATGCTTCTGCGATGGTGCTGACTTCAAGAAGTTCAAGGACGCAAAGGAGCCATGTCCTCACCGCAATCAGAGTCCTGAGGTGAATCTTGAGCACTGGGATAAGATGCTTGCCGGCGATTATGAGGAAAAGGCTGCGGTTGTCAGGATTAAGACCGATATCAAGCACAAGGACCCTGCGCTTCGTGACTTTGGTGCTTTCAGGATCGTCAAGACAGCACACCCACGTCCGGAAATAGATGACAAATATGTGGTCTGGCCATTGCTTGATTTCGAAGGTGCCATCGAGGACCATGAACTTGGAATGACCCACATTATCAGGGGTAAGGACTTGATGGACAGTGAGAAACGCCAGGGATATATCTATAATTATCTCGGCTGGGAATATCCGAAGACCACTCACTGGGGTCGTATCAAGATGCATGAGTTCGGAAAGTTCAGCACAAGCGGACTTCGCAAGGCAATAGAGGATGGCGAATATTCCGGATGGGATGACCCTCACCTTCCAACACTTCGTGCACTTCGCAGGCGTGGTATCAGGCCGGAAGCTATCCGTAAGTTCATGATCGATATGGGCGTCGGTGAAACTGATGTAAGTATCAGTATGGATACTCTCTATGCAGGGAACAGGAAGATCATCGATCCTATAGCTAACAGATATTTCTTTGTCTGGGATCCTGTGGATCTTGAGCTGGAAGATGGTGCATGCTGCACTGTGAATCCTTCACTTCACCCGACCGAGAACCGGGGTGTCCGCTGTATCGACGTGGGCTCAAAGCTGAAAGTGTGCAGCAGTGATGTTGAATCCGTAAAGGTTGGTGACATGCTGCGCCTGAAGGACCTGTACAATATTGAGGTCACATCAGTTGATCCTCTCATGTGTAAGTGTCTTGGTGACTCAATGGAAGATGCCAAAGCAAAGAAGATGAAGATCATTCACTGGGTACCTGATGATGGTATCAATGTGAAGGTTCTTGCACCACATGGTGAGTTTACCGGAATAGGTGAGAAGCAGATCGTGGATGAACTTGACAATGTCGTTCAGTTCGAAAGGTTTGGCTTCTGCCGCATTGATTCTGTAAGCGATGAGGATGATGTTGTCGCTTATTTCACTCACAAGTGA
- a CDS encoding fumarylacetoacetate hydrolase family protein has translation MMGRFKHGDDIFYGSVSGELVTSMDHEGRTFELSELTVLPPATPSKIICIGLNYVDHAIELDMEIPTEPVIFMKPSSAVIGPGDRIVYPSMSQRMDYEAELAVVIGKKCRNISSENAMDVIAGYTCFNDVTARDLQQKDGQWTRAKSFDTFAPMGPFIVPKEEFDPSDVNVSSLVNGEVRQSSSTSNLIFDIPHLIEFISGIMTLEIGDVIATGTPPGVGELERGDVVEVKIEGIGTLKNEVV, from the coding sequence ATGATGGGTCGATTCAAACACGGTGATGATATTTTCTATGGTAGTGTAAGTGGTGAACTTGTTACTTCCATGGATCATGAGGGCAGGACCTTTGAGCTATCCGAGCTTACGGTACTTCCACCTGCAACTCCTTCAAAGATAATCTGCATTGGTCTGAACTATGTTGACCATGCCATTGAACTTGATATGGAGATTCCCACAGAACCTGTTATATTTATGAAACCTTCCTCTGCCGTGATCGGTCCGGGCGATCGGATAGTATATCCTTCAATGAGCCAGCGAATGGATTATGAGGCTGAGCTTGCTGTTGTTATCGGAAAGAAGTGCAGGAACATCAGTTCAGAGAATGCAATGGATGTAATTGCAGGTTATACCTGCTTTAATGATGTAACGGCTCGTGACCTGCAGCAAAAGGATGGTCAGTGGACTCGCGCCAAGAGCTTTGACACATTTGCTCCCATGGGGCCGTTCATTGTTCCGAAAGAGGAGTTTGATCCTTCTGATGTCAATGTCAGCAGTCTTGTGAACGGCGAGGTCAGGCAAAGCTCAAGCACATCGAATCTGATATTTGATATTCCTCATCTGATCGAGTTCATATCCGGTATCATGACACTTGAGATCGGTGATGTGATCGCCACAGGTACTCCGCCGGGAGTAGGTGAACTGGAACGTGGCGACGTTGTTGAAGTTAAGATCGAAGGAATAGGCACATTGAAAAATGAGGTAGTATAA
- a CDS encoding class I SAM-dependent methyltransferase: MSTKGNEFGTIYGGKNYDIFATLLGFGHSYYEKAASEMPIEKGMKVLDLGCGTASLDIEIEEKMGHTGKVFGIDISNSQLEYAHSKTKEMGDEISLYKGTMDELPFKDESFDMVVTSVAFCETNAEVRRSAIGEASRVLVKGGHFAIIDCAKPRFSLTSVMMMPFFMFKTNDDNWNNAYVGICRENSMTLEKEEYLKSYIRCQIFKKEK; encoded by the coding sequence ATGAGTACGAAGGGAAACGAATTCGGGACCATATACGGTGGAAAGAACTACGACATTTTTGCAACATTGCTGGGGTTCGGACATTCCTATTATGAAAAAGCTGCATCGGAGATGCCAATTGAAAAAGGCATGAAAGTACTTGACCTTGGGTGTGGTACAGCTTCCCTTGACATCGAGATCGAAGAAAAGATGGGCCATACGGGAAAGGTATTCGGAATAGACATCTCAAATAGCCAGCTTGAATATGCCCATTCAAAGACAAAGGAAATGGGAGATGAGATCTCGCTTTACAAAGGAACAATGGATGAACTTCCCTTTAAGGATGAAAGCTTTGATATGGTCGTAACAAGTGTCGCCTTCTGTGAAACGAACGCTGAGGTGAGGAGATCAGCAATAGGGGAAGCCTCCAGGGTACTGGTAAAAGGCGGCCACTTCGCCATCATAGACTGTGCAAAGCCAAGATTTTCACTAACAAGTGTGATGATGATGCCGTTCTTTATGTTCAAGACCAATGATGATAACTGGAACAATGCATACGTGGGTATCTGCAGGGAGAACTCCATGACACTGGAAAAGGAAGAATACCTGAAATCATACATCAGGTGCCAGATATTCAAAAAAGAAAAATAA
- a CDS encoding mechanosensitive ion channel family protein, with the protein MNIDETTYGLVRRIIVAVVYFSGFLVVIFSNQNLRDLSIALFAGAGFAGIVIGMAAQNTLSNIIAGISLATFRPFRVGDLLTIHGEYGRVTDITLGYTKIRTWDNRRLNIPNHIISDEAIINWSIDDPSVNWTIEVGISYDSDIDLARRIMIDEARKHPEVMSYEDLLHYQPHTKLGDEISVLVTELADFSVNLKLYVWVRDRSVAYGTGCELKEAIKKSFDAEGVEIPFPYRTIVYKKDLEAAERDLAPGPEF; encoded by the coding sequence ATGAACATCGATGAGACTACTTACGGACTTGTACGACGAATAATAGTGGCAGTAGTCTATTTCTCCGGCTTCCTTGTGGTCATTTTCAGTAATCAAAACCTTCGTGATCTGTCCATAGCCCTCTTTGCAGGGGCAGGATTTGCAGGCATCGTTATTGGTATGGCTGCTCAGAACACTCTTTCCAATATCATTGCAGGTATTTCGCTTGCGACCTTCAGGCCATTCCGTGTTGGCGATCTGCTGACCATTCATGGGGAATATGGCCGTGTGACCGATATCACACTGGGTTATACCAAGATACGGACATGGGATAACAGGAGGCTCAATATCCCTAACCATATCATCAGTGATGAAGCTATTATTAACTGGTCTATTGATGATCCAAGTGTCAACTGGACTATTGAGGTAGGGATAAGCTATGATTCGGATATTGATCTTGCACGCAGGATCATGATCGACGAGGCGCGCAAGCATCCTGAGGTCATGAGCTACGAAGATCTTTTACATTACCAGCCACACACAAAACTGGGTGATGAGATTTCCGTATTGGTCACGGAACTTGCCGACTTCTCTGTAAACCTCAAGCTATATGTCTGGGTACGTGACCGTTCGGTTGCATATGGTACCGGATGTGAGCTGAAAGAGGCTATCAAGAAGAGCTTCGATGCAGAAGGCGTGGAGATTCCATTCCCATACAGAACCATCGTTTACAAGAAAGACCTTGAGGCGGCAGAACGCGACCTGGCACCCGGGCCTGAGTTCTGA
- a CDS encoding Rieske (2Fe-2S) protein has protein sequence MAEYTELCSMEDVPEGEMKSFTTGNNEILVVNLKGEFYALDAICNHMGGKLVKGRLKDNLVICPVHRCRYDVTSGKVKRGAGFLVESFSGKCGDQKAYEVKVEDGKVYVKI, from the coding sequence ATGGCAGAATATACTGAATTGTGTAGTATGGAAGATGTGCCTGAAGGAGAGATGAAGAGTTTCACCACCGGGAACAATGAGATCCTTGTGGTCAATTTGAAAGGTGAGTTCTATGCACTCGATGCAATATGCAATCATATGGGCGGCAAGCTTGTCAAAGGGCGGCTGAAGGACAACCTTGTGATATGTCCTGTCCACAGGTGCCGCTATGACGTAACTTCCGGGAAGGTAAAAAGGGGTGCAGGATTCCTTGTGGAGTCATTTTCAGGTAAATGTGGTGACCAGAAAGCCTATGAGGTTAAAGTTGAGGATGGTAAGGTCTACGTAAAGATCTGA
- the msrB gene encoding peptide-methionine (R)-S-oxide reductase MsrB, with amino-acid sequence MINTLFSFGGISIIEKIERSEEEWKKLLTPEQYAILRKKRTEMPFTGKLLSNKEKGTYNCAACGQVIFESDKKFDSQSGWPSFYDVMSSDSVELVTDDSHFMHRIEVICSSCGSHLGHVFDDGPKPTGKRYCINSAAMQFEGEE; translated from the coding sequence ATGATTAATACGTTATTTTCTTTTGGGGGTATTAGCATAATAGAGAAGATCGAAAGATCAGAAGAAGAGTGGAAAAAGCTACTGACACCTGAGCAGTATGCTATTCTAAGAAAAAAGAGAACAGAGATGCCTTTTACCGGCAAGCTGTTGTCAAATAAGGAAAAAGGAACATATAATTGTGCAGCCTGTGGCCAGGTTATATTCGAATCAGACAAGAAGTTCGATTCCCAATCGGGGTGGCCAAGTTTTTACGATGTCATGTCCAGTGATAGTGTAGAACTTGTAACTGATGACAGCCATTTCATGCACAGGATAGAAGTGATATGTTCCAGTTGCGGAAGCCACCTGGGCCATGTTTTCGATGACGGTCCAAAACCAACCGGGAAACGTTATTGCATAAATTCCGCTGCAATGCAGTTCGAGGGAGAGGAATAA
- the msrA gene encoding peptide-methionine (S)-S-oxide reductase MsrA encodes MEKATFAAGCFWGVEDNFSRVSGVVSTKVGYTGGSMENPGYYDVATGKTGHAESIEILFDPEIVSYDELLEVFWSIHDPTTLNKQGPDIGTQYRSAIFYHDEKQKEAALNSKKKQEESKQYVNSIKTEIVPADIFYPAEEYHQKYFEKLRGR; translated from the coding sequence TTGGAAAAAGCCACATTTGCAGCCGGATGTTTCTGGGGAGTAGAGGACAACTTCAGCAGGGTAAGTGGAGTAGTATCAACAAAGGTGGGTTACACAGGCGGTTCAATGGAAAATCCCGGTTACTATGATGTAGCTACCGGAAAGACCGGGCATGCCGAATCCATAGAGATCCTTTTTGACCCGGAGATAGTTTCCTACGATGAGCTGCTTGAAGTTTTCTGGAGTATACATGATCCTACCACACTGAACAAGCAGGGACCGGACATTGGTACCCAGTACAGGTCTGCAATATTCTATCATGATGAGAAACAAAAGGAAGCTGCCCTGAACTCAAAGAAAAAGCAGGAAGAAAGCAAGCAATATGTCAATAGCATCAAGACCGAAATAGTACCGGCTGACATATTCTATCCTGCAGAAGAGTATCATCAGAAGTACTTCGAGAAGTTGAGGGGGCGATGA
- a CDS encoding fasciclin domain-containing protein, with product MKYKSTIWLLTFLAVIFSLTATASAGTVVDIINDSENHTILETALSDTGLTVPLSAEDTNFTVFAPTDAAFAALPPGLLASLSEEELTNILLYHALDGRVLSTDLSDGMTATTLLEKDVLVTIDGTDVFINNAQVTVVDIEADNGVVHVIDAVLVPPATVVDIISNSPRHTTLEAALIAANLNGTLSGPGNFTVFAPTDDAFDALPPGLLASLSEEELTNILLYHVLDGRVLSTDLSDGMTATTLLGKNILVTINEDGVFINDAKVTVVDLEADNGVVHVIDAVLVPPNIKADIIALKSQVDSEDLNRPIDRALQAKLDAALKSESKGNEKAAANQLNAFINSVEAQSGKAIDEVVAGEWISLAEMIISDLES from the coding sequence ATGAAATATAAAAGTACGATATGGTTATTGACATTTTTAGCTGTTATTTTTTCTTTGACAGCAACTGCAAGCGCAGGAACTGTAGTAGACATAATCAATGATAGTGAAAACCATACTATTCTTGAAACAGCATTAAGTGATACTGGCTTAACAGTACCTCTCTCAGCAGAGGATACAAATTTCACAGTATTTGCACCAACGGATGCTGCCTTTGCAGCACTGCCACCAGGGCTCCTTGCTAGTTTATCTGAAGAGGAACTGACAAACATATTGCTCTATCATGCACTGGACGGAAGAGTCCTGTCAACAGACCTTTCAGATGGAATGACTGCTACAACATTACTGGAAAAGGACGTTCTGGTAACAATAGATGGAACTGATGTATTCATCAACAATGCTCAGGTCACTGTTGTTGATATCGAAGCGGACAATGGAGTCGTACATGTGATAGATGCTGTGCTGGTACCACCGGCTACTGTTGTAGACATAATCAGCAATAGTCCAAGACATACTACCCTTGAAGCAGCATTGATAGCTGCCAATTTGAATGGAACACTTTCAGGACCAGGAAATTTTACAGTATTTGCACCAACTGATGATGCATTTGATGCACTACCGCCAGGGCTCCTTGCTAGTTTATCTGAAGAGGAACTGACAAACATATTGCTCTATCATGTGCTGGACGGAAGAGTCCTGTCAACAGACCTTTCAGATGGAATGACTGCAACCACATTACTGGGCAAGAATATCCTGGTAACAATCAATGAAGACGGTGTATTCATCAACGATGCTAAAGTCACTGTTGTTGATCTCGAAGCAGACAATGGAGTTGTACATGTGATAGATGCTGTGTTGGTGCCGCCAAACATTAAAGCTGACATCATAGCTCTCAAATCACAGGTGGATTCCGAAGACCTGAACCGGCCTATCGACAGAGCACTCCAGGCAAAGCTGGATGCAGCGCTTAAATCAGAATCTAAAGGAAATGAAAAAGCTGCTGCCAATCAGTTAAATGCTTTCATCAACAGTGTGGAGGCTCAGAGTGGAAAAGCCATTGATGAAGTTGTTGCAGGAGAATGGATCAGCTTAGCTGAAATGATAATCAGCGATCTGGAGAGTTAA